A genomic region of Gemmata massiliana contains the following coding sequences:
- a CDS encoding glycogen/starch/alpha-glucan phosphorylase, producing the protein MPATEPDQLTRYECNGFKFPDRDYYDRHVVFDHVVSLGTATQRERFEAVSRTLRDLLTQRWIKTAETHDRANPKQVYYLSMEFLIGRSLMNNIINLDVEQFVRDDLRSDPRQDWKEVLEQEPDAGLGNGGLGRLAACFIDSLATLQIPAIGYGLRYDYGIFRQELSNGYQVEQPDPWLTRPDPWEVSRPGESVTVPLASAFEVHAGQITVQRGKSMSLLGVPFDRPVVGYGGQTVNTLRLWQAATPDVFDFGEFSGGDFFGAVSNRVLAESITRVLYPDDSTPRGQSLRFLQEYFLVRCSLADIIARFRKRGNDWSALPDKVAVQLNDTHPAMAVPELMRILLDIAHLGWNEAWNLTTRTLAYTNHTLLPEALEKWPVGLFESLLPRHLEIIYEINRRFLDDVRAKHPGDEEKLARVSLIEESPARRVRMANLAIVGTHSTNGVAAIHTDLLRSKTVADLADLFPGRFNNKTNGVTPRRWLQLANPDLAKMLTDATGGGWVTDLPRLKGIDSLATDAGFQKKFLAAKRGAKVRFVDWIKATAGIELDPDTLFDVQIKRIHEYKRQLLNAVQCVVWYNRLRANPKLDVPPRTVLVAGKAAPAYHLAKVIIKLFTSIAGVVNTDPATRGKLRVEFLPNYSCTLAEHLIPAADVSEQISTAGYEASGTSNMKFMMNGALTVGTRDGANIEIAEEAGEENCFMFGLTAEQVLASRGWYAPYWHYENEPETGAALDLIFNNHFNPDEPGIFEPVRETLLTKGDYYMHLADLGAYVRTQEAVAALYRDTSAWAKKAIHNVARSGKFSSDRTITQYADEIWGAKPCPVE; encoded by the coding sequence ATGCCCGCGACCGAACCGGACCAGCTCACACGCTACGAGTGCAACGGGTTCAAGTTCCCCGACCGCGACTATTACGACCGGCACGTGGTGTTCGACCACGTCGTGTCGCTGGGCACCGCCACGCAGCGCGAGCGGTTCGAGGCCGTCTCGCGGACGCTCCGCGACCTCCTCACGCAGCGCTGGATCAAAACCGCCGAGACCCACGACCGCGCGAATCCCAAGCAAGTGTACTACCTCTCGATGGAGTTCCTGATCGGCCGGTCGCTCATGAACAACATCATCAACCTGGACGTCGAACAGTTCGTCCGCGACGACCTGCGGTCCGACCCGCGCCAGGACTGGAAGGAAGTGCTGGAACAGGAACCGGACGCGGGCCTGGGTAACGGCGGGTTGGGGCGCCTGGCCGCGTGCTTCATCGACTCGCTCGCGACGCTCCAGATCCCCGCGATCGGGTACGGCCTGCGGTACGATTACGGCATCTTCCGCCAGGAACTGAGCAACGGCTACCAAGTCGAGCAACCAGACCCGTGGCTCACGCGGCCCGATCCCTGGGAAGTGAGCCGGCCGGGGGAGAGCGTCACGGTCCCCCTCGCGTCCGCGTTCGAGGTCCACGCAGGGCAGATTACCGTTCAGCGCGGGAAGTCGATGAGCCTGCTGGGGGTACCGTTCGACCGGCCCGTGGTGGGCTACGGCGGGCAAACGGTTAACACCCTCCGGTTGTGGCAGGCCGCGACCCCGGACGTCTTCGACTTCGGCGAGTTCAGCGGCGGCGACTTCTTCGGCGCGGTCTCGAACCGCGTGCTGGCCGAATCGATCACGCGCGTGCTGTACCCGGACGACTCGACGCCCCGCGGGCAGTCGCTCCGGTTCCTCCAGGAATACTTCCTCGTGCGCTGCTCGCTCGCGGACATCATCGCGCGGTTCCGCAAGCGCGGGAACGACTGGTCCGCACTGCCCGACAAGGTCGCGGTTCAGCTCAACGACACGCACCCGGCAATGGCCGTACCCGAGCTAATGCGCATTCTGCTCGATATCGCGCACCTGGGATGGAACGAAGCCTGGAACTTAACCACCCGCACGCTCGCGTACACGAACCACACACTGTTACCGGAGGCGCTCGAAAAGTGGCCGGTGGGGCTGTTCGAGTCGCTGCTCCCGCGCCACCTGGAAATCATTTACGAGATTAACCGGCGGTTCCTGGACGACGTGCGTGCCAAGCACCCCGGCGACGAAGAGAAACTCGCCCGTGTCAGCCTGATCGAAGAGTCCCCCGCGCGCCGCGTGCGCATGGCGAACCTCGCGATCGTCGGGACGCACAGCACGAACGGCGTCGCGGCCATTCACACGGACCTGCTCCGCAGTAAGACGGTGGCGGACCTCGCGGATCTGTTCCCGGGCCGGTTCAACAACAAGACCAACGGCGTCACCCCGCGCCGGTGGTTGCAACTGGCCAACCCCGACCTCGCGAAGATGCTCACGGACGCGACGGGCGGCGGGTGGGTCACCGACCTGCCGCGGCTCAAGGGCATTGATTCGCTCGCGACCGACGCCGGGTTCCAGAAGAAGTTCCTGGCCGCCAAGCGGGGCGCGAAGGTGCGGTTCGTGGACTGGATCAAGGCGACCGCGGGGATCGAACTGGACCCCGACACGCTGTTCGACGTGCAGATCAAGCGCATCCACGAGTACAAGCGCCAGCTCCTCAACGCGGTCCAATGCGTGGTGTGGTACAACCGGCTGCGCGCGAACCCGAAGCTCGACGTCCCGCCGCGCACGGTGCTGGTCGCGGGCAAGGCGGCCCCGGCGTACCACCTCGCGAAGGTCATCATCAAGCTGTTCACGAGCATCGCGGGGGTGGTGAACACGGACCCCGCCACGCGCGGAAAGCTGCGGGTCGAGTTCCTCCCGAACTACTCCTGCACGCTCGCCGAGCACCTGATCCCGGCCGCAGACGTGTCCGAACAGATCTCGACCGCCGGGTACGAGGCGAGCGGCACGAGCAACATGAAGTTCATGATGAACGGGGCGCTCACGGTGGGCACCCGCGACGGCGCGAACATCGAGATCGCGGAAGAGGCGGGCGAGGAGAACTGCTTCATGTTCGGCTTGACCGCCGAACAGGTGCTCGCGAGCCGCGGGTGGTACGCCCCGTACTGGCACTACGAGAACGAGCCGGAAACGGGCGCCGCCCTCGACCTGATTTTCAACAACCACTTCAACCCGGACGAGCCGGGCATCTTCGAGCCGGTCCGCGAGACGCTGCTGACCAAGGGCGACTACTACATGCACCTCGCCGACCTGGGCGCCTACGTGCGCACGCAGGAAGCGGTCGCGGCCCTCTACCGCGACACGAGCGCCTGGGCGAAGAAGGCGATTCACAACGTCGCGCGGTCCGGGAAGTTCTCCAGCGACCGGACGATCACCCAGTACGCGGACGAGATTTGGGGCGCCAAGCCGTGCCCGGTGGAGTGA
- a CDS encoding DUF2254 domain-containing protein → MTWEFGYRLRHTARTSLVLWAVLALALALVCAPAVRWLDAETDWSVFRYTPDGARAVLGSFVSSTLTFIVFVLSATLIVVQLASGQLTPRIIALVLTTPGVKVALSALTFTYAYTLAALGRVEDRVPHLHVSIAVFLNLVCIIVFFRFVQQLSNGLRPASVLQLVADRTERVIEQVYPVRYDPGQPEVPPNEVLPSSAQVVEFSGRAGVLVAFGAASLLRLAREADATIELIPQVGDSVARGDPLFRISGAARAIPYAALRGCVAVGTERTLDQDPRFGFRILVDIGNKALSPAINDPTTAVLVLDQLDNLLLHLGQHRLDEGQVRDRDGKLRVVYGTPDWPDFVALAVTEIRHYGEGSLQVTRRLRAMLEHLIAALPEDRRSPLRAELALLGNAVGRSFQDEEDRKRAAVADYQGIGGSDS, encoded by the coding sequence ATGACCTGGGAGTTCGGCTACCGACTGAGGCACACGGCCCGCACCTCGCTGGTGCTGTGGGCGGTGCTGGCGCTCGCGCTGGCCCTCGTCTGCGCGCCGGCCGTTCGGTGGCTCGACGCGGAAACCGACTGGTCGGTGTTCCGGTACACGCCGGACGGTGCCCGGGCCGTCCTCGGGAGCTTCGTGAGTTCGACGCTCACGTTCATCGTGTTCGTGCTGTCGGCGACGCTGATCGTGGTGCAGTTGGCCAGCGGGCAGTTGACCCCGCGGATCATCGCACTGGTCCTCACCACGCCGGGCGTGAAAGTCGCGCTCTCGGCGCTCACGTTCACGTATGCCTACACGCTCGCGGCGCTGGGGCGCGTCGAGGACCGGGTGCCGCACCTCCACGTGAGTATCGCGGTGTTCCTGAACCTGGTGTGCATCATCGTGTTCTTCCGGTTCGTTCAGCAGTTGTCGAACGGGCTGCGCCCCGCGTCCGTGTTGCAGCTCGTGGCCGACCGCACCGAGCGCGTGATCGAGCAGGTGTACCCCGTGCGGTACGACCCCGGGCAGCCGGAAGTGCCGCCCAACGAAGTGCTGCCCTCTTCCGCGCAGGTCGTCGAATTCTCCGGGCGCGCGGGCGTGTTGGTCGCGTTCGGCGCAGCCAGTCTCCTCCGACTGGCGCGCGAAGCGGACGCGACCATCGAACTGATTCCGCAAGTCGGGGATTCCGTCGCACGCGGCGACCCGTTGTTCCGGATCTCCGGCGCGGCGCGCGCGATCCCCTACGCCGCGCTGCGAGGATGCGTAGCCGTCGGGACCGAGCGCACGCTGGACCAAGACCCGCGGTTCGGGTTCCGGATTCTCGTGGACATCGGCAACAAGGCGCTCTCGCCGGCAATCAACGACCCGACGACCGCCGTCCTCGTACTGGACCAGCTCGACAACCTGCTCCTGCACCTCGGGCAGCACCGGCTTGACGAGGGCCAGGTGCGCGACCGCGACGGCAAGCTCCGCGTCGTCTACGGCACCCCGGACTGGCCCGACTTCGTGGCACTGGCGGTAACCGAGATCCGGCACTACGGCGAGGGCAGCCTGCAAGTCACCCGGCGGTTGCGCGCGATGCTGGAGCACCTGATCGCTGCTCTCCCCGAAGACCGGCGCTCGCCGCTCCGTGCAGAATTGGCTCTACTAGGTAACGCAGTCGGGCGCAGTTTCCAGGACGAAGAGGACCGCAAGCGGGCCGCCGTCGCGGACTATCAGGGGATCGGCGGGTCGGATTCCTGA
- a CDS encoding bile acid:sodium symporter family protein, whose protein sequence is MVEFLEGVLKVAVLVFVVTCMAAAGLGLSAQALVAPFRRPRLVIAAVIANFVVAPALAYGLTELVKLDRPHAIGLLLLAGAAGAPFLPKLAELAKGDLAFSIGLVLLFTAGSAVFMPFVLPLLMPELSAEPWPLLQPLLFTMLLPLAVGMVVKNRSEQWSARLRTVLTRVSNISMVLTVVLLVGLNFRAILGTFGSGAVAVAVVFVALATAAGFALGGPTAGTRSVLALGTGQRNVAAALLVATQNFPDEPGVVVMLLVSTLAGLVVLLPAGRWFARRASEVIESRSVPIPVSLEERQP, encoded by the coding sequence ATGGTGGAGTTTCTGGAGGGCGTGCTGAAGGTCGCGGTTCTGGTCTTCGTCGTGACCTGTATGGCCGCGGCGGGGCTGGGGTTGAGCGCGCAAGCCCTCGTCGCACCGTTCCGGCGCCCCCGATTGGTGATCGCCGCCGTAATCGCGAACTTCGTGGTCGCGCCGGCACTCGCATACGGGTTGACCGAGCTGGTGAAACTGGACCGCCCCCACGCGATCGGCCTGCTCCTGCTCGCGGGCGCGGCGGGCGCGCCGTTCCTCCCCAAGTTGGCGGAACTCGCGAAAGGCGATCTGGCGTTCTCGATCGGTCTCGTGTTGTTGTTCACGGCGGGAAGTGCGGTCTTTATGCCCTTTGTGCTACCGCTACTGATGCCCGAGTTGTCGGCGGAACCCTGGCCGCTGTTGCAACCGCTGCTGTTCACCATGCTGCTCCCGCTCGCGGTGGGAATGGTCGTCAAGAACCGATCCGAGCAGTGGTCGGCGCGACTGCGAACTGTGCTCACCCGCGTGTCGAACATCAGCATGGTGCTGACGGTCGTGCTGCTGGTCGGGTTAAACTTCCGCGCGATACTGGGGACATTCGGCAGCGGGGCCGTTGCGGTGGCGGTGGTGTTCGTGGCCCTGGCGACTGCGGCCGGCTTCGCCCTCGGTGGTCCGACCGCGGGCACGCGATCGGTACTGGCGCTGGGGACCGGACAGCGGAACGTGGCTGCCGCGCTCCTCGTCGCGACGCAGAACTTCCCGGACGAACCCGGCGTGGTGGTGATGTTGCTGGTATCGACCCTTGCGGGGCTGGTCGTGTTGCTCCCGGCGGGGCGGTGGTTCGCGCGCCGGGCCTCCGAAGTGATCGAATCGCGTTCTGTGCCGATTCCCGTGTCCCTGGAGGAGCGACAGCCGTGA
- a CDS encoding HAD-IB family phosphatase: MTLPRDTDAANVLVSDFDGTMTRHDFYKLAVESLVPLGTPNYWAEYRAGTITHFEALRRYFASIRMSEAEVLAVVDGMELDPQLPVAVEELSRAGWSVVVASAGCAWYIHRLLAAAGMNIEVNANPGRFETGAGLLMQMPTDSPYLSQTLGVDKAGVVRRHLGAGRTVAFAGDGFADADAARLVADELRFARADLAQVMTQEGRPFHPFEAWSDIAPVLLRRGN; encoded by the coding sequence GTGACACTGCCACGCGATACGGACGCGGCGAACGTGCTCGTCAGCGATTTCGACGGCACCATGACGCGACACGATTTCTACAAGTTGGCGGTCGAATCGCTGGTGCCCCTGGGCACGCCGAACTATTGGGCCGAGTACCGCGCGGGAACGATCACGCACTTCGAGGCGCTCCGGCGCTACTTCGCTTCTATTCGCATGAGTGAGGCGGAGGTACTCGCCGTGGTCGACGGGATGGAACTCGATCCGCAACTCCCCGTGGCGGTAGAGGAACTGAGCCGCGCCGGGTGGAGCGTCGTCGTCGCGTCGGCCGGGTGCGCGTGGTACATCCACCGGTTGCTCGCCGCCGCGGGGATGAACATCGAAGTCAATGCCAACCCCGGGCGGTTCGAGACGGGCGCGGGCCTGCTGATGCAGATGCCCACGGATTCGCCGTACCTGTCTCAGACTTTGGGGGTCGACAAGGCGGGGGTCGTGCGCCGGCACCTGGGCGCGGGCCGCACGGTTGCCTTTGCCGGTGACGGGTTCGCGGACGCGGACGCCGCCCGTCTGGTCGCCGACGAGCTGCGGTTCGCCCGCGCCGATCTCGCGCAGGTCATGACCCAGGAGGGGCGCCCGTTCCACCCGTTCGAGGCGTGGTCGGACATCGCCCCCGTGCTCCTCCGGCGGGGGAACTGA
- a CDS encoding iron-containing alcohol dehydrogenase family protein, whose protein sequence is MLRPTQIAIPTLVRAKPGALDRLGRYLDRSGHRRVAVAVSQGLAAPLPDRVANSLKEQNVEAAAWIEVADNGLEPTARAFADLPKGVTAVVGVGGGKALDVAKYIAFLGRLPYFAVPTSLSNDGFCSPQSSLTVRGARRSLPAALPFGVIVDTAVCLSAPRVLTLSGVGDLVAKFTAIRDWKLAFHAKGDPIDDFATLMSDGTIYSFMSHPAIDLEGIRLLATALLLNGIAMEICGSSRPASGSEHLISHALDATSARPRLHGLQVGVATYLVSVLQGENTERIAALFDSTGFWDVIAADPFSRDEWMTAVRKAPSIKEGYYTVLSSRDAVPEVEHLLNSDPRLVRCFQ, encoded by the coding sequence ATGCTCCGACCGACACAGATCGCGATCCCCACACTGGTCCGCGCGAAGCCCGGCGCGCTGGACCGGCTCGGGCGCTACCTCGACCGGTCCGGGCACCGCCGGGTCGCGGTCGCGGTGAGCCAGGGGCTGGCCGCGCCGCTGCCGGACCGCGTGGCAAACAGCCTGAAGGAGCAGAACGTCGAGGCGGCCGCGTGGATCGAAGTAGCGGACAACGGCCTCGAGCCCACGGCGCGCGCGTTCGCGGACCTGCCCAAAGGCGTCACAGCCGTCGTCGGCGTGGGCGGCGGAAAGGCGCTCGACGTGGCGAAGTACATCGCGTTCCTCGGGCGCCTGCCGTACTTCGCGGTGCCGACCTCGCTCTCGAACGACGGGTTCTGCAGCCCGCAATCGAGCCTGACGGTTCGCGGGGCGCGCCGGTCGCTGCCCGCCGCGCTCCCGTTCGGCGTGATCGTGGACACCGCCGTGTGCCTCAGCGCCCCGCGCGTCCTCACGCTCTCCGGGGTCGGCGATCTGGTGGCCAAGTTCACCGCGATCCGCGACTGGAAACTCGCGTTCCACGCGAAGGGCGACCCGATCGACGACTTCGCGACGCTGATGTCGGACGGGACCATCTACTCGTTTATGAGCCACCCCGCCATCGACCTGGAGGGGATTCGGCTGCTGGCGACCGCGCTTCTGCTGAACGGGATCGCGATGGAGATTTGCGGCTCGTCGCGCCCGGCGAGCGGGAGCGAGCACCTGATTTCGCACGCACTCGACGCGACCTCGGCGCGCCCGCGGTTGCACGGACTCCAGGTCGGCGTCGCGACCTATCTCGTAAGCGTACTACAGGGCGAGAACACGGAACGCATTGCGGCACTGTTTGATTCCACCGGGTTCTGGGACGTGATCGCCGCGGACCCGTTCTCACGCGACGAGTGGATGACGGCGGTGCGCAAAGCGCCCTCAATCAAAGAAGGCTACTACACCGTGCTATCGAGCCGCGACGCGGTGCCGGAAGTGGAGCACCTCCTGAACTCCGATCCGCGCCTAGTGCGGTGCTTTCAATAA
- a CDS encoding polyphosphate kinase 2 family protein, with translation MIRKDIIDLFRVPAGKKFQLKDHNPGWKQTEEFKDLGKDALKARAKESLDENLRALADAQSLLYADDRYSVLIVLQAMDAAGKDGTIRHVMSGVNPQGCQVFSFKKPSAEELDHNFLWRYMKSLPERGRIGIFNRSYYEDVLVVKVHPDFLGAQLPREKVGKKFWEERYEDINSFERHLVRNGTLILKFFLNVSKDEQKKRFLDRLDRPEKNWKFSASDLAERGYWDDYMRAYEDALSATSTDLAPWYVIPADHKWITRSVVADIVTTSIQALDLKYPVVSPEQKKRLEDARKQLEAE, from the coding sequence ATGATTCGCAAAGACATCATCGATCTGTTCCGCGTGCCCGCGGGCAAAAAGTTCCAGCTCAAGGACCACAACCCGGGCTGGAAGCAGACCGAGGAGTTCAAGGACCTCGGCAAGGACGCGCTGAAGGCCCGCGCGAAGGAAAGCCTGGACGAGAACCTGCGCGCCCTCGCGGACGCACAAAGTCTGCTCTATGCCGACGACCGGTACTCGGTGCTGATCGTGCTCCAGGCGATGGACGCGGCCGGCAAGGACGGGACGATCCGGCACGTGATGTCCGGCGTGAACCCGCAGGGGTGCCAGGTGTTCAGCTTCAAGAAGCCGTCGGCCGAGGAGCTCGACCACAACTTCCTCTGGCGCTACATGAAGAGCCTGCCGGAGCGCGGGCGCATCGGGATCTTCAACCGCTCGTACTACGAGGACGTGCTGGTGGTGAAGGTCCACCCGGACTTCCTCGGCGCACAGCTCCCGCGCGAGAAGGTCGGCAAGAAGTTCTGGGAGGAGCGCTACGAGGACATCAACAGTTTCGAGCGCCACCTGGTTCGGAACGGCACGCTGATCCTCAAGTTCTTCCTGAACGTCTCGAAGGACGAGCAGAAGAAGCGGTTCCTCGACCGGCTCGACCGGCCGGAGAAGAACTGGAAGTTCTCGGCATCGGACCTGGCCGAGCGCGGGTACTGGGACGACTACATGCGGGCCTACGAGGACGCGCTGAGCGCCACGAGCACGGACCTGGCGCCGTGGTACGTGATCCCGGCGGACCACAAGTGGATCACGCGGTCGGTCGTGGCGGACATCGTGACGACCTCGATCCAGGCACTCGACCTGAAGTACCCGGTCGTGTCCCCGGAACAGAAGAAGCGGTTGGAAGACGCCCGGAAACAGTTGGAGGCCGAATAA
- a CDS encoding YybH family protein, which translates to MNRKQTRIAVLCYGCLATVAVWLAFSGGESARSAPPARDGEPVAAPVVAAPDDRPTDKESVQKALDGFVAAFRSGDAKAVAGSWTTEGEYTDDEGTTYRGRAALEKAYTEFFTKNKGYSLEVEVDSVRFPSKETAVVEGHFKLRKAKGAELIVSKCSLLYAREDGSWRIAIAREWASDGLTLRDLEWLIGTWEAKRPGVTVSTKYEWTANKAFIRCTFSVTRDGDTHTGTQMIVRDPATGELQQWTFEDSGGIGSADITRDGKKWIITARGTAPDGRTLTATNIMTPIDADTFMFHSVERTVNGEEQPDLPPVKVTRVKTKP; encoded by the coding sequence GTGAATCGGAAACAGACGCGCATCGCGGTTCTTTGCTACGGGTGCTTGGCCACCGTTGCGGTGTGGCTCGCGTTCAGCGGTGGGGAGTCCGCGCGGTCCGCTCCGCCCGCCCGGGACGGGGAACCGGTTGCAGCGCCGGTCGTCGCGGCCCCGGACGACCGACCAACTGACAAGGAGAGCGTCCAGAAGGCGCTCGACGGGTTCGTGGCCGCGTTCCGCAGCGGCGACGCGAAGGCCGTGGCCGGCTCCTGGACCACGGAGGGCGAGTACACCGACGACGAAGGGACCACCTATCGCGGTCGCGCCGCGCTGGAGAAGGCGTACACCGAGTTCTTCACGAAGAACAAGGGCTACTCGCTGGAAGTCGAGGTCGACTCGGTCCGGTTCCCGTCGAAAGAGACCGCGGTCGTCGAGGGGCACTTCAAGCTCCGCAAGGCGAAGGGGGCGGAACTGATCGTCAGCAAGTGCAGCCTGCTCTACGCGCGCGAGGACGGTTCGTGGCGCATCGCCATCGCCCGCGAGTGGGCCAGCGACGGGCTGACGCTCCGCGACCTGGAGTGGCTCATCGGAACCTGGGAGGCGAAGCGCCCCGGCGTGACCGTGAGCACGAAGTATGAGTGGACCGCGAACAAGGCGTTCATCCGCTGCACGTTCTCCGTCACCCGAGACGGGGACACGCACACGGGGACACAGATGATCGTGCGCGACCCGGCCACGGGGGAACTCCAGCAGTGGACGTTCGAGGACTCGGGCGGGATCGGCAGCGCGGACATCACGCGCGACGGGAAGAAGTGGATCATCACCGCCCGCGGAACGGCCCCCGACGGGCGCACTCTCACCGCGACCAACATCATGACGCCGATCGACGCGGACACCTTCATGTTCCACTCGGTGGAGCGCACGGTGAACGGCGAAGAACAACCCGACCTGCCGCCGGTCAAGGTCACGCGCGTCAAAACCAAACCCTAA
- a CDS encoding efflux RND transporter periplasmic adaptor subunit — translation MTKWNRRLLRPTVLSGLAAALFALIGCKPDAEKKADLPHPIVSTAHPIERTVTRYEMATGRAAPLEQVEIRARVNGYLKAIHFQPGREVEKGQLLFEIDSEPYKADLARAKAALETAVADLATSEADQQKADSRVTTTKAEHERQEALFKQGVGEQQTRNIAKGSYDEASAAFRSAQAKVKLSKAKIDEARATVQSAELNLGYCTISSPITGIVGDKLVTEGNLITGGVGNTTLLTTVVAVEKMDVAFDVDENTLQRIQQAVRDGKVKSTDLGEIPAEAGLALHGTAYPLKGKINFADNQFNPKTGTVRMKARFDNPKPPVGQRLLAAGMYARVRVPIGAPVKAMLVPESAFGSDQGVKFLYLVGPENKAVRMNATLGVQEGEERVVESIDIPGEGKPRPLTTGDQVIVSGLQRLRPGMTVEPKPAKK, via the coding sequence ATGACGAAGTGGAACCGCCGCCTCCTGCGGCCGACCGTTCTGTCCGGACTGGCGGCGGCCCTGTTCGCGCTCATCGGGTGTAAACCCGATGCCGAGAAGAAGGCGGACCTCCCGCACCCGATCGTGAGTACCGCGCACCCGATCGAGCGCACGGTCACGCGCTACGAGATGGCCACCGGCCGGGCGGCGCCGCTCGAACAGGTGGAGATCCGCGCCCGCGTTAACGGCTACTTGAAGGCGATTCACTTTCAGCCGGGCCGGGAGGTCGAGAAGGGCCAGCTCCTGTTCGAGATCGACTCCGAGCCGTACAAGGCCGATCTCGCGCGGGCGAAAGCCGCCCTGGAGACGGCCGTAGCGGATCTCGCAACGTCCGAGGCCGACCAACAGAAGGCCGATAGTCGGGTGACCACAACCAAGGCCGAACACGAACGCCAGGAAGCCCTGTTCAAGCAGGGCGTGGGCGAGCAACAGACCCGGAACATTGCCAAGGGGTCTTACGACGAAGCTTCGGCCGCGTTCCGGTCCGCGCAAGCCAAAGTCAAACTTAGCAAGGCCAAGATCGACGAGGCCAGAGCAACCGTTCAGTCCGCCGAACTGAACCTCGGGTACTGCACCATCTCCTCTCCCATCACGGGCATCGTCGGGGACAAACTGGTCACCGAGGGGAACCTCATCACCGGGGGCGTTGGCAACACGACGCTGCTCACCACCGTCGTCGCGGTCGAGAAAATGGACGTGGCGTTCGACGTGGACGAGAACACGCTCCAGCGCATCCAGCAGGCCGTCCGGGACGGAAAAGTCAAGAGTACCGATCTCGGAGAGATCCCGGCAGAAGCGGGGTTGGCGCTGCACGGAACGGCGTACCCGCTGAAGGGGAAGATCAATTTCGCGGACAACCAGTTCAACCCCAAGACGGGCACCGTCCGGATGAAGGCCCGGTTCGACAACCCGAAGCCGCCCGTCGGCCAGCGGTTGCTCGCCGCGGGCATGTATGCCCGGGTCCGCGTCCCGATCGGCGCGCCGGTCAAGGCAATGCTCGTCCCCGAGTCCGCGTTCGGGTCGGACCAGGGGGTCAAGTTCCTGTACCTCGTCGGTCCCGAAAACAAGGCGGTCCGCATGAACGCGACACTCGGCGTTCAGGAGGGCGAGGAGCGCGTCGTCGAGAGCATCGACATCCCCGGTGAGGGCAAACCGCGCCCCCTCACCACGGGCGATCAGGTGATCGTTTCCGGGCTCCAGCGGCTCCGGCCGGGTATGACCGTTGAGCCGAAGCCGGCCAAGAAGTAA